Part of the Palaeococcus ferrophilus DSM 13482 genome, GATACCTCAGGCCGAAGATTCCGCCGCTGCCCCACTCGGGACCGTACCTTCCGGGAAAGCGATAACTGCGGAGGAGCATTCTATCACCACAGCCCATACGCTCTCGGCCCTTATTGGGTTTTCGGGAGGTTTTTATACTCCAAACCCCTAAACCGAAACATGAACGCCTACAGGGGACTGGCCATAATCTTCGGCTTCTACGCGCTGGGCGAGCTCCTCTCCCGCTCTCTCCCCGTGCCGGGTAGTGTCATGGGGATGCTCCTCCTGCTCGCGGCCCTCCTTGCCGGAATAGTGGAGCTCGAATGGGTCGAGAACGAGGCGGAGCTCTTCGTTAGGAACATGAGTGTCATGTTCATCCCTCCTGGCGTTGGCATAGTGACCTACCTTGGCCTGCTCAGGAGCCAGGCCCTTTCAATCTTCACCTCCCTCGTGGTCAGCTTCCTCGTGACGCTCATACTTACCGCCAAGACCGTCGAGTTCCTGCGGAGGGGAGAAAAATGAACCCCTACGGGATGGCCCTAACGCTGATACTGTTCTATGCCTTCTCAAGCCTTCACGCGAGAAGGAGGGCTTTCTACACGAACCCCGTCCTGCTTTCAATACTCTCCATCGCGGCGCTTTTGAAGCTCACGGGAATCGAGTACGGGCGCTACATGGAGAGTGCCGGCATTCTGAGCTTCCTTCTCGGACCGGCGGTGGTGAGTTTGGCGGTTCCCGTTTACAAGGGCAGGGAGACGATAAGGGCCTACGCGAGGGAGATAACTCTGGGCATAGTTGTCGGGGGGACCGTGGCAATGCTGAGCGCCTACTACACGGCGGGGCTCCTAGGGGGGAGCGAGGAAGTTCTCCTCAGCATAGCGCCCAAGAGCGTGACCACGGCGATAGCCATAGGCATCAGCGAGAAGGTGGGGGGAATTCCGGCCCTAACGGCGGTTCTCGTTATTTTAACTGGCCTCCTCGGCAACGCCCTGGGCCCCGAAATACTGAACGCCTCGAGGGTG contains:
- a CDS encoding CidA/LrgA family protein — translated: MNAYRGLAIIFGFYALGELLSRSLPVPGSVMGMLLLLAALLAGIVELEWVENEAELFVRNMSVMFIPPGVGIVTYLGLLRSQALSIFTSLVVSFLVTLILTAKTVEFLRRGEK
- a CDS encoding CidB/LrgB family autolysis modulator, with the protein product MNPYGMALTLILFYAFSSLHARRRAFYTNPVLLSILSIAALLKLTGIEYGRYMESAGILSFLLGPAVVSLAVPVYKGRETIRAYAREITLGIVVGGTVAMLSAYYTAGLLGGSEEVLLSIAPKSVTTAIAIGISEKVGGIPALTAVLVILTGLLGNALGPEILNASRVRDRIARGLAMGVTSHGLGTARIILEDELAGAVSGLAMALNGVFTSVVLPYILGLLK